A segment of the Candidatus Peregrinibacteria bacterium genome:
CTCTAGGGGTGGTGCTTATAATCCTTGAATTTTCTCTCATAGTTTTTGCATTGGCTCAAAACAAAATTTACGAGATAATAAAAGCACATCTAAACTTTACAATATGCGAAAAATAAGCAAGAAATCCATTGAAAAAGCTGTTAAAAACTCATCAAGAATAGAAGGAATGAGTCTTATACGTGCAAAAAAGAATATTTTTGCTATTAAAATACTCAAACAACATGGGCGAGCATTCTCGATATAATGTTGGCAATGAAGAAGGCAATGGAGTTTTAAAAAATAAGTTAAATATTACAGATCCGCAAATAATCCAAGATACTGAGACATTACTTCTTTCAGATACTTATGAAGAATTTTTTAGGCTACTAAAATCAGGAAAGCTTATTTTTAATTTAAAACTGCTTTTTAAAATTCATAAGTATTTTCTGAGTACACTTTATGTTTGGGCTGGAAAAATCAGGTCAGTTGAAATTTCCAAGGAGGGTATTCTTTTTTGTGCAAGTTCGCACATCGAGAAAGAACTTAAAAAATTGGAAGTAATTATCAAAAATAATCTTCCTCTTCAAAAAGAAAATAAGCGAAGCATTGGGCGAAAACTGGCTATTATTCATTGTGAATTCAACGCAATCCATCCGTTTAGAGAGGGTAATGGCAGAACAGTGCGTTTGTTTCTTGATTTGCTCGCCGTAAACCATGGTTTTAGTTTGATAGATTACAATAAGAGTTCCGAAAAAGAATACATAAATGCATGTATTGGTGGGATGAGTCAAAGTTATTCTCAAATGGAAAAAATTATTTATAGGGGAATTTAAATACTAAAGTTATGTTCGCAAAAGATTTTTTCGCAAAACGAAATAAACGGGCTTCTGAGGAATTACTGAAATAGAACAATCTTTCATTTTCACATGTGAACACACCTTACAACATCAGGCGACTCAAAAAAGGTGAAGAACATGAAATGCAGAAACTCATAAAAACTGTTTTTTCGAAATTTGTTGCGCCCGGATTTTCACAGGAAGGAATTGCTGAATTTTTGAAAGTTATTACGCCGGAATCAATAAGAGATCGACTCAAAAAAGGAAATCGGATTATTTTTGTTACAGAAGAAGAAAAAACGAAAAAAATAATTGGTGCTATTGAAATACGCGACTTTAATCATATCTCTCTCTTTTTCATTCATTCGAAATTTCAAAAAAAAGGAATTGGAAAAACGTTACTGAAAAAATGTATTGATATTTGCAAAAAGAAAAATGCGAATCTCACAAAAATTACGGTTCACGCCTCTCCAAATGCAGTAGCGGCCTACGAAAAGTTCGGATTCCAAAAAATCGGAAAAGGGGGAATTCGAGAAAAGAACAATATTCGATTTATGAAGATGAAGTTTGTCTTGAAGAGATCGCCCGGAAACGTGACTTTCACAAGAATGCAACTAAAAAAATTTACGAAAAAAGCGTGACTTTTACTAAATAATATGTAAAATACGCTGTCTTTTTGGTAATTTTTTATCACTTTGTTGTGGAGGAACTTGATTCATTTTTTACATCGAAAGAGAAAGAGGTTTTGCGTCGTGAAATTTATGGCTTACCGCCCGATGCGCCTGAGGCAAGTGTTCAAGAAGCAAGAATTCAGCAAGCAAAACTCTTAGTCCGTGAGCATTGGGGCGTTCGTTCTGATGCTCCCGATAGTGCTGTAATTGAAGCCATAAGAAAACGGGCTAATCAATGCAGTGAAGCTCTCACAAAAACTCCGCAGTTATTTCACCCGCGTCCTACAGAGAATATGTTATGGAACGACTAAAGAAAATCTTTCTAAAAATCCTTCTATTTCCCCAAGGAATTGAGAAGATCCCTGCGATGTTCTTCTTCCTGCAGGAGGATATCTTCGAGTACTCTTCGAATGCCATATTCTTTTAACTCATCAGTAGATTGAATAAGTTTTTTATACAAACTAATTGCGAGTTCTTCCCCTGCAAGATCTTGTTCGAGCATTGTCTTTGAATCTGCAGACACTTCCCGCTTCTCCACATCAATTGTTGGAACGCCTTTAAGATCAGTAATGATATTCGAAACCATCACCGCGTGCGTCATTTCTTCATTCGAATGAACAATGAGTTCTTTTGTGATAGCGTCATATTCATCACCGGTAATCATGGCAGCATGTTGAACGTATTGAATCGCGGCGGCGTATTCCCATTCCAGAGCTTTATTGAGCTCGGCAATAAAACTTTCTTTCGTAGTACTCATAAAAATACAAAAAAAGATGAAAAGCAACTTCGATAATACTCTCTTTTCGAAAATAATACCTCTCCAAAATTGTTGTGTTCTCAGGTGTTTTTTCGGTACACTGCCGGAGCTTTCTGCTTCTCTAATTTTCCATGGATACGAAAAAAATTGAATTGGCGACCAAAATGCTTCTCGAAGCAATTGGAGAAGACGTTTCCCGAGAAGGGCTCAAAAACACGCCTCGGCGTGTAGCGAAGTTTTGGGAAAAAGCATGCGCTGGATATACGCAAGATGAAAAAGATATGGTGACGTTTTTTGATGGAGAAAATTACGACGAGATGATTCTCTGCCGAAATATTGAGTTCCATTCCCTTTGTGAACACCATTTGCTTCCGATTCTTGGAAAAGCGCATGTGGCCTATATTCCGAAAGAAAAAATTATTGGGCTTTCAAAACTCCCGAGAATTGTGGAAATGTTTGCAAGAAGGCTTCAAAATCAAGAACGTCTTACTTCGCAAATCGCTGACACCATCGAAAAACTGTTGCAGCCGAAAGGTGTAGCAGTAGTTATTTCTGCAAAGCATCTCTGTGTTTCATCTCGCGGCGTGGAAAAACAAAATGCAATAATGGAAACTTCTGCTGTCCGCGGACTTTTCAAAAAAGATCCTCGAACTCGAGCTGAGTTTTTTGAGATGATACGGGGATAGTTATTGAGAAGTGGTTTTTGTATTTCTAAATTCTTCTCCGAAAAATCTTGTTAAAGATTTTATCATACTTTCTTTTGTTTCGTCGGTTATTACACCTTTCATTTTTGGAGGAAAAATAAGATTCGTCACTGTTACTGCCATTGTTTGAGCAAGTTCTTTAATTTTATCTCCATTCGTTTGCAAAGCTACTAAGGTGTTTTTTGTCGCTTCGGTAATTTGGAGACGAACAGTATCAACGATAACCTCTGCGAGATTAGCATGTTCAGCAGAAAGAATGGATTTTACTAGTCCTTTTAATTGCGACATGATCTGTTTTGTTTTTTCGCACACAATTTTATCTATGATATCTGTTCCATTTGTTGGTGCTAATGGTGATTCTTGAACTCGTGGTGCAACCAAATCAACATAACTTTCTGCTCTCGGCTGTGGTGTCCTTTTTGCCATATTTAGGAATAAATTTTTTACAACCTACTTTTACATAAAATAATAAAAATGTCAACTTATTTTAAGAAGTTGACACCCATTACCGATTCTTCGAACTCTCTCGAAACATTCCGAGCAAGCTTGTGGCTTGCTCGAGCAAAGACTCTTTCCCTTTTTTACATTTTACATTCTGCATTCCTCATTCCGCACTAGACTCCCGCTCCTTCCAAACTTAAACTCGATGTTCCCCGCTTTTTGATCTGAATTTTCCTCATTCCCTCTTCTCCCACACTTTCAGTTTCAATATCCGCAAATCGTTCTTGTGCGAGATGCATATGAACCAGACGTCTTAAATACGGAGAAAGAGGCGGCATGTATTGTGGAATATTCGTCGCGCGAACAGATTCTGCTTTCGCTTCCGCAACTTCCAAAATTTTCTCCTCTCTCTTGAGTTTATAATCATTCACATCAATCACGACTCTTCCCATTTCATCAAACTTATTTTTCCAGAGGAGATGCTTCAGGATAATTTGAAGTGCCTCGAGAGTTTGTCCATGAGAACCGATAAGAAGCGGCGCGCTGTCCGTTTCTACATTCGCCCGAACAACTCCATCTTCTGATTCCTCCACAATAATTTTGCGAACAGGAATATTGAGGCTTCTCAAAAGTTCACTTAATGTTTCTTTTACGAGAATGGTTCTTTGGAGTGTTTCCATGAAAAAAAGAAAAAGACTTGAAAAAGCGTATGAAAAGAATGCGAAGTTCGCATAATGCTCTCGTTTTTTTTGTGATTCTGTGAAAAAATCTCTTCTGGTCAGAATTGTACGTGCGGGAATTGTAGCAAAGCTTATGGAAATGTATAGAGAAAATTTTAGATTTTGAATTTTAGATTTTAGATGATATGCATATTCAGAAAACATGAGCATCTCTCTTGAAATTTAAAATTTAGAATCTATAACTTAAAATTAACAAAGTGTTCTGCGATGAAACCTTTATTACCGCTAAAGCTGGACCAGGAGGAAATGGATGTATTTCTTTTCGTCGAGAAAAATTTGTCCCTCGAGGAGGACCGCACGGAGGCGATGGCGGAAAAGGCGGCGATGTGATTTTTGTTGCAAATTCGCATTTAAATTCCCTCATTGATCTCCACACGAGAAAATATTTTGAAGCGAAAAAGGGAAAACCCGGATCGTCATATCTCAAGAATGGTGAATCGGGAGAAGACCTTTTCATGGAAGTTCCTGTCGGGACTCTTGTAATGGATGATGCAACAAACGCGCTCATTGCCGACCTCAATTCCGATCGCATGAGCCTTGTAATCGCTCGCGGAGGCCGAGGCGGATATGGAAATGCGCATTTTAAATCTTCCACGCGACAAACGCCGCGATTTGCCGAACTCGGAGAACCGGGAGAAGAGAAGCATCTTCATCTGGAACTCAAACTTGTTGCGGATGTGGGAATTATTGGAATTCCATCATCCGGGAAGTCTACGCTCATTTCAAAAATTTCTGCGGCAAAGCCAAAAATTGGAGATTTCCCCTTTACCACACTTATTCCCAATCTTGGCGTTTCACGCCTTTCTGAAGGGCGATCTCTTGTTGTGTGCGATGTTCCCGGACTTGTAGAAGGAGCGCATGAAGGAAAAGGTCTTGGCGA
Coding sequences within it:
- a CDS encoding Fic family protein, which encodes MQKRIFLLLKYSNNMGEHSRYNVGNEEGNGVLKNKLNITDPQIIQDTETLLLSDTYEEFFRLLKSGKLIFNLKLLFKIHKYFLSTLYVWAGKIRSVEISKEGILFCASSHIEKELKKLEVIIKNNLPLQKENKRSIGRKLAIIHCEFNAIHPFREGNGRTVRLFLDLLAVNHGFSLIDYNKSSEKEYINACIGGMSQSYSQMEKIIYRGI
- a CDS encoding GNAT family N-acetyltransferase, with product MNTPYNIRRLKKGEEHEMQKLIKTVFSKFVAPGFSQEGIAEFLKVITPESIRDRLKKGNRIIFVTEEEKTKKIIGAIEIRDFNHISLFFIHSKFQKKGIGKTLLKKCIDICKKKNANLTKITVHASPNAVAAYEKFGFQKIGKGGIREKNNIRFMKMKFVLKRSPGNVTFTRMQLKKFTKKA
- a CDS encoding ferritin-like domain-containing protein, coding for MSTTKESFIAELNKALEWEYAAAIQYVQHAAMITGDEYDAITKELIVHSNEEMTHAVMVSNIITDLKGVPTIDVEKREVSADSKTMLEQDLAGEELAISLYKKLIQSTDELKEYGIRRVLEDILLQEEEHRRDLLNSLGK
- the folE gene encoding GTP cyclohydrolase I FolE yields the protein MDTKKIELATKMLLEAIGEDVSREGLKNTPRRVAKFWEKACAGYTQDEKDMVTFFDGENYDEMILCRNIEFHSLCEHHLLPILGKAHVAYIPKEKIIGLSKLPRIVEMFARRLQNQERLTSQIADTIEKLLQPKGVAVVISAKHLCVSSRGVEKQNAIMETSAVRGLFKKDPRTRAEFFEMIRG
- a CDS encoding KH domain-containing protein, with product METLQRTILVKETLSELLRSLNIPVRKIIVEESEDGVVRANVETDSAPLLIGSHGQTLEALQIILKHLLWKNKFDEMGRVVIDVNDYKLKREEKILEVAEAKAESVRATNIPQYMPPLSPYLRRLVHMHLAQERFADIETESVGEEGMRKIQIKKRGTSSLSLEGAGV
- the obgE gene encoding GTPase ObgE, giving the protein MFCDETFITAKAGPGGNGCISFRREKFVPRGGPHGGDGGKGGDVIFVANSHLNSLIDLHTRKYFEAKKGKPGSSYLKNGESGEDLFMEVPVGTLVMDDATNALIADLNSDRMSLVIARGGRGGYGNAHFKSSTRQTPRFAELGEPGEEKHLHLELKLVADVGIIGIPSSGKSTLISKISAAKPKIGDFPFTTLIPNLGVSRLSEGRSLVVCDVPGLVEGAHEGKGLGDQFLKHITRSRVIVHLVDISGANPAGDYGVIRNELRKYSKELAKKKELVAFSKIDVLQDDKELLKLITKDFSQKTKIPQKNILPISAITEKGLSALLEKMWKITEEEKKKERKHTAKSPRKRIVLKPHLEDDTMNARIWNITTKKNEFHIHGARIHQIAVMTDLENGEAVMRLRDVMKKVGIQRELLRLGAKMGSKIYFGEKVLDFVPTMLGRRKVSV